The Candidatus Margulisiibacteriota bacterium genomic sequence CAGAAACTGCCCTGCGCATAATACTCAGGAGATCCTAGTCCGTAGATACAGGATACCGAAGAAACAATCAGGACATCACTGCGGTTAAACAGAGAATAAGTGGCTTTATGGCGCAGCCGGTCGATCTCATCATTTATTGACGAATCTTTTTCTATATATGTATCAGTGCTGGGCAGATAAGCTTCAGGTTGATAATAATCATAATAACTTATGAAGTACTCCACCGCGTTGTCAGGGAAAAATTCCTTGTATTCGCTGGTAAGCTGAGCGGCCAGAGTTTTATTGTGGGCCATCATCAGCACAGGTTTGTTCACCTGACGTATAACATTGGCCAGCGTGTAAGTTTTCCCGCTGCCGGTGACGCCATGCAGGGTCTGGAATTTATAGCCTTTTTTAATGCCGTTGACCAGTTGTTCAATAGCTTGCGGTTGGTCTCCGGTCGGTGAAAAAGAAGATTTTAAAACAAAGTCTGACATTTCTTTATAATTTCTTTTTTCAGTTCCTCCAGTGAGGAATTATTTTTAATAATAATATCCGCGTGTTTTCTGTACCATACGGTCGAGACCTGAGCTTTCCAGCGCTGCAGGATTTGTTTTTTTGACCATTTTACTCCTAATCTTTTCAGAACAATATCCAGACGCGTGTCTACAAAAATGACAATATTGCTTGTTTTTCTAAGCTTCAGTTCTTTGAGTAACGCTGCATGAATTATAGTTTTGGAGGTAACCTGTTGTCGTATTTTTTCTATGAGCAAAGGATGAATAATATTATTTAATATTCTGATTTTTCGGGGGAAAACAGCCTTGGCCAGAGCCTTTCTGCTGATTTTTCCGTCTATAACAGTTTGAGGAAATATCTCTTTGATTTTTTCAACAATTTTTTTTTCTTCCAGCAGTTCGTGGCCTAACTTGTCCGCGTCAATAACAGTAAAATCGGAAGGGACATTAAGAAGACTTCTTACTGTATCTTTGCCCGAACCTATTTTGCCAGTGAGTGTAATAATCATATCTAAAAATTGTTAATCATTTCAATAAGTTTTATAACGTTTATATATTGATAGAGGTTAAGTTTTTTACAGCTGTACACATAAAGATTGCCGTTATTGTAATATCTTTCTCTTACGAAAATAAACTCGGAAAACAGGTACTGCCGCGCATAATCATTGAGTTCTTTGAGCTGCGCATCTTTCAGCTTTATTTTCAGCTGAAAAAACAAACGGTCCTCCAGCATAAAATAGGAAAAAAAGTTGTGATAGAAGTGTTTTATGTAGTTAAGGCTGTCGTCCGCGTTGTAAAAAATTCTATAAATAAGCATATCATCGTTATCAATATATTGGTTTTTTAATAAATTTTCTTTGAGCCAGATATCAAAATTGTTCCAGAATACCCCGCCCGGTTTGTCCATTAAAAGAAAAGGCCTGACATGCAGTTTGCCGGTTTGAATGGAGGCCATGCCCTGAAAAATTTCATCCATGGTCCCGAACCCGCCGGGCATAACAACGATTGCCTGAGATTCACGGTAAAAGGTAAGTTTTCTGGAATAAAAATGTTTAAAGACCGTTATATGTTCGGGAAATTCAGCAAACACGCCACTGTCGTTTTCGAAGGGCAGATTTAATCCCAGGCCGAAACTGTTTTCCGGCCCTGCGCCTACATTACCCGCTTCCATAATCCCGGGACCGGCCCCGGTGATTATTTTGTAGTTATTGTAAACCGCTTTTCGGGCGAATTCGGAAGTGATGTGATAAAGAGCGTCGTCCGCGGCAACTCTGGCTGAACCGAAGATAGATATCTTTGTGTCATATTTATATTTCTTGAACATGGTAATAGACTTGCGAATTTCATCGAGACCTTCTTTTAAGGGAATAATTTCGTCAGGTTCAGGGTCTTCCCAATTATAAAGAAGTGTGGCCAGAATGAATTCGTTTAATAAGTCCTGTTGCTGCTCCGAACCGCGAGAGTATTTTTGAAGTAAGGATTTTATATCATTTTTTAATGCTTCAATTTCAAGGCCCATAGATTGATTTCTTGACTTCCCCTACAGTCAATTTGTTTTCATAAATAGCTTTACCCAAAATGCATCCGTATATTTTTTTACGCATAAATTTATCGGAAATAGTCCGCAGATAACTGATATCCTTCAAGGAAGAAATTCCCCCGGAAGCAATAATTTTAACGTTGGATTCGTTCAGGATTTTTTTCAACATCTCCAGGTTTGGCCCTTCCATTGCCCCGTCCTTGTTGATGTCTGTATAGATTATTTCCTGCAGACCCTGCTTTTCGTATTTTTGGATAGTTTCTATCACTTTATAGCTTGTGGTTTCAATCCAGCCGTTAACGGCAATGTTATCTTCTCTGGCATCGATACCGAATATGATGTTGTTTTTATAATGCGTAAGAGCATCTGAGGCGAATTTTTCGTTTAAAACAACAGAAGAACCCAGAATAATACGTTTTATTCCCGCGTCCCAATATTTTTTTATGGAATCGATATTACGAATACCGCCCCCAACTTCTACCGGGATACGCACGTTTTTCTGAATATTGACGATAGTATCAAAATGAACAGGCATACCCTTTAGCGCGCCTTCCAAATCTACAACGTGGATTATGTCCGCGCCCTCTGTCTGAAATTTTTTAGCCATATCCACCGGGTCATTGGAATATACAGTTACCTGATTATAGTTACCTTTATATAACCGCACACACTCGTTGTGCAGTAAATCTATCGCTGCGATTACTTTCATGATACTTTAAAGTATTGTAGCACTTTTTCCAGAAATTTTAATCCTATTTTGCTGCTTTTTTCAGGGTGGAATTGAGTGGCTATTAGATTTTCTTTTATTACGGCAGATACATAATCAATTCCATAATTGGTCATGGCCAGAACGTTTTTTTTATCAGCAGGATCAACGTAGTATGAATGTACGAAGTAAAAATATTGTTTATCAAATTCCTTAAATTCGGTTTTTTTTATCCGGATATCATTCCAGCCGATCTGTGGTATGGATAACTTGTCTGATTTGAACTTTTTAACAGAACCTTTCAATATTCCCAGACCTTCGATGCCGGGACTTTCTTCGCTGTTGTCAAATAATAACTGCAACCCCAGACAAATCCCCAGAAATGGAGTTTTATTTGTAATCAAGTCTTTGATCGGATCAATCATTTTTTTCTTCTGCAGTTCCTTCATGGCAAACCCGAAAGAACCGACACCCGGCAGTACAAGTAAGTCTTTAGGTTTTACTTTACTAAGGTCCGAAGTTATAGTTACTTCTTTTTTAAAAAAATGAAAAGCCCTGGCTACGCTACGGATGTTGCCGGCTTCATAATCTATAATATAAATCATCGGCTTATACCTATGGCCAGTGCGCCTAAAATCCCCGCGTCGGTCCCTGTCTTGGCCGGAAGGATTTGAGTTTCCAGTTTGGAAGTCATTTTAACATGTTCATGTACTGTTTTGGTTATAGAGTCAAAAAGTATCGTCCCTATTTTACTGACTCCACCTCCCAGGATAATAGCATCCGGGTCCAGCAGGTTAATCAGGTTTACACAGGCAATCCCAATATAAAACCCGTTTTCTTCTATGATTTCACAGGCAAATTTGTCTTGCATGGAGGCGGCCTGACTGATAATAACAGCGGTAATTTTATTGAGATTACCTTCAGCTAATTCCAGAATTTTTCCTCCGTAATCATCTTTTATCATATTTAAATCTTTCAATTTTTTTTGCGCTCTTTTGGCCATATTTATGCCGGAAGCGTAGGCTTCAAAACAGCCCATTCGTCCGCAGCCGCATTTGTGATCTTCGTCTGAAGACAGATTCAGGGCCATGTGCCCTATTTCTCCGGCAATATGGTGCTTTCCCGAATAAAGTTTTTTGTTCAGGATAATGCCACCGCCGATTCCGGTACTGATAGTCAAAAAAATCATATTCCTGAATTCTTTGCCGGCACCATAAAAAAATTCGCCCATAGTGGCGCAGTGAGCGTCATTTTCAAGTAGAATTTTGGTTTTTGGGAATTCTTTGTGCAGATATTTTTGAATATTAAAATCTTTCCAACCGGCAATATTCGGTGCGTTAAGAATAATACCCTTGATGCGGTCGATTTGTCCCGGAATGCCAATAACAATATTTTTCAATTTTTTGACTGAAAGACCAGACTCCTTGAGCAAATGTTTGATACAAAGCAAAATTTTATCTGCCACGACGTTATCGCCTTTTTTGGCTTCGGTCGGGGTTATAAAATTAGCCAGGATATTCCCTTTATTATCCGCAATTGCTGCGGCAATCTTGGTGCCACCTACATCTATGCCTATAATAAATTCTTTGTTCATTATTGGGCAAACTCGTCTTCTATCAGCTGGCACAGAGTATGAATGATAAAGATATGAGCTTCCTGTATCCTCGGCGTATTTTTACTGGGCATTACAATATTCAGCTCGCAGCAGTTATTCATTTTCCCACCGCTATTTCCGCTTAGACCGCAACAGTAACAACCCAATTTTGCTCCTGTTTCCAAAGCTTTTACAACATTTGCACTGTTCCCGCTTGTAGATATTCCGATGAGGACATCTCCTTCGGAAGCCAGAGCTTCTACTTGCCGTGAGAAAATAATATCAAATCCGTAATCGTTTCCCAGAGCGGTCAGAGCGGATGTGTCTGTTGTTAGGGCGATTGCAGGCAAGGCTCTGCGTTCTTTTTGAAAACGACCGGTTAGTTCCGCAGCAAAATGCTGTGCATCAGCTGCGCTTCCGCCGTTTCCAAAAAAAAACACTTTATTGCCTGTTTTAAAAGCTTTAACAATTTTCTCACTAAGTTCCAGTATCTGAGGTTCCAGATTTTGGAGAGCATTAAAAGTTTGAGAATGCTCGGACAGATTTTTATTAAAAATTGAGGACAAATTAATACCTCCTTTTTGCGGGAAGCACCGGTTTTTAATCTCCCGCTATCATACCATATCCTATTTTAATGCATAACCGAGAAAACTTTAAGCTAATATTTGCATGAGTAATGATATAATTACTTTTATGAAAAATTTTTATGATTTGAATCTGGAAGAATTAACAGAAGAGTTACAGCCGTTATTCTTTCCTGTTTATAAAATAAAAGAGATTTTCTCCTGGATTTATAAAAAAAATGCTGCTGATTTTGAACAAATCACGACTTTGTCGAAACAGGAAAGAAACCTGCTTGCTGAAAAATTTACCTGCGTTTTGCCTGCTTTTACCAAAATTGTTTCCAAAGGCTCGGTAAAATATCGAATTGCTTTAAATGAAGAACTTATTATTGAGAGTGTGGTTTTAAAAGAGAAAGACTACTACACGCTTTGTGTATCTTCTCAGGCAGGATGCCCGCTGGGTTGTGTGTTCTGCGCTACAGGTAAATATGGTTTCAGACGCAACCTGACAGCCGGTGAAATCATTGCCCAGTATATGATTGCCGTTAAGTCCGGATATGTCATTAAAAACCTGGTATTTATGGGCATGGGTGAACCTCTGTTGAATATTGCTGAGGTTCTGAAAGCGGTGCACGTACTTAATCATAAACTGGGCGCTAATATCGGCATAAGAAATTTTACAATTTCTACTTCCGGTATTTTGGCAGGCATTGAACGGTTGCTGGAAAGTCCGATGAAATTCAATCTGGCTATTTCTCTGAATGCCGGCGATGACAGTTTGCGTTCCAGTCTCATGCCTGTGAATAAAACCAATCCACTATCCAAACTGCTCAGAGCCGCTTCTCGCTATGCTGAAAAAACGGGGAGAAGGGTTAGTTTCGAATATGTTTTATTAAAGAACATTAATGATTCTGCGTTGCACGCCCAACAACTTGTAAAAGCCTTGCGACATAAAGGATTTCACATTAACCTTATTCCTTTTAATAACATTGATAATGAATATATTGCCCCCTCCGTCGCTGAAGTTAAAAATTTTGCAAATATTCTGACAGAAAACGGGCTAAATGTTACCATCCGTTACAGCAAAGGCGCGGAAATAAGCGCAGCTTGCGGAATGCTGGCCAATAAATCATGCTTCTAAACAAGATTAAAATCGCTTTTTTTGATATTGATGGGACCATACATCGTGGGGATACTCTTTGGGAAGCCATGCACAAAAAACTTAATACTTGGGAAAGTTTGGGCCGGCATTATCTGGAACAGTTCAGCAAGCGGGAGATTGATTATGAGCAATTTGCCAGGCTCGATGTGGAGGCTTGGGCCGGTGCGCATCAGGATTTACTTGAGGAGACGATAACACAAATCGAGATCCTGCCGGAAACAATTTATCTTTTTGAAAAATTACTGGAGAAACAAATCAGGATTTATTTAATTTCCAATGGTATAGCACAACTGGCAGGACATATCGTTGAAAGGTTCGGATTAACAGGCTACAGGGCCAATCCCCTGGAGATTGAAGATAAAAAATTAACTGGCAGGATAAATATAATTCTACCCTATGACCATAAGGGAAATGCTGTACGAAGTATTTTGGAAAAAGAAAATATTAAATCTTCACAGGCCATGGCTGTTGGTGACGGCCCCAGCGACTTACATATGCTCAGGGAAGTAGCTTTTCCTGTTTATTATAATGATCATCATTATCCGTCCGACTACAACGGATTTGTCGCCAAGAACTGGTCGGAAATTCTTTGCTATCTCGGGTTAAAGCAGGGGGAACAATGAGGTAAGTTTTTCAAAAAGGTTATTTTCATTGGCTGCTGTTATTCTATGATAAGAATCATTTTTGAAAATTTCACGTATCAATTCCGAATCAGGGTTATCAGTCAAAATAACGATAATCAGTGTGGGGTTCATTTCAATAATTTTTTTAATCAAAGAAGGTATATCCTGCTTCAGCTTGCTATTAATCATGATGACATCAAGAATGCTCTGGACATTTTTTATTCTTTCCAACAGTTCTTTCCCGGAATTGATACTTACTCCTACGATGTTGCAACCGAACCAGTCCAATATTGTATGCGTAGTGACCATATGAGCTTCATCAGTTTCCACGGCAAAAATTCTTAAAGGTTGATCCTGATGGTTGGTTATTCTTTTCTGCCCGGAAATTGCTTTGGAGTCCAGGTGACAAAGATAGTTAAAGACATTAAACATTTGTTTTTCTTTAAAAGGTTTTAAAATAAAGTGGTTTGCTCCCAGAAGGATAGTTTTTTTTATAGATTCTACCTTACCAAGGGCGCTGATAACCACGATTTTTACGTTTGGTAAAATTCCGCGTAAAATAGGTAAAAGGGTCATACCATCCATTCCGGGCATATTTATATCCAGAGTAATAATATCAACATTGGCACTTACCTTTTTTAGACAGGCCATGGCGTCAATGGCGTTGGCGGAGCCGCCGACTACATAACCACCGAAAGATTCGATAATATCCCGCAAGGTTTTTATCATAAACACGGAATCGTCAATTATATAGAATTTAAATGGTCTGCCATCCGGTCCGTTACCCAGATCAAAATTATTTTCGGAAATATTTTCACTCATTTTTGATTATTATATTATGTTAATTTATTTATGGCTAAGGATATTTGGGAAATAAATTCTAAAAAATAAATATATTCACGGTTCCTTTTTAGTACTTTTTAACGTATACTAAAGCCGCAGTACGAGGGGTAATTTTCACTTTTTCATCTGTAAAAATATTGTTGACATTTTTTTTGGGAGTATCATAATGGCTAAACGTAAAATTATATGTGAAAAAAAATAGGTAACGGTAATAATATGAAAACTGCATTATTATTAAAATATGAAAAGAATTCTGTGCAGGGAAATGACTTTTACCTATTAAACCATTTAAAAACTTTAAAAACCGATTTAATCCACACATTACAGAATTTATATAACAAATTAGTACAGTATCCAAGTTTTAAATATATGTTTGTTCAGGGCAGGAATTCAAACGTGCTGATTAAGGAAGAATTGGTTTTTAATGGAGTTATGCATGAAGATGTAATTAAAACTCTAAATCATAAATTTTTACAAACTCATACTGCCAGGATGCTGGATCAATTTGTTGTCTATAATACACCCTATGTTTTACCTCAATATCACAAATATTTCTGTGATACTTTNNNNNNNNNNNNNNNNNNNNNNNNNNNNNNNNNNNNNNNNNNNNNNNNNNNNNNNNNNNNNNNNNNNNNNNNNNNNNNNNNNNNNNNNNNNNNNNNNNNNGCTTTAGAAATGATTGTAAAAAAACTGCAGGTTGAGAATATAATTTCATTAAAGAATATCGATCTGAAGTTTATTTCCGGTATTAGAGACAGTATCGCTATAGAATCTGAAACTACTTTTTTCCTTTTTGATGAAGATAATAAACTGAAAACAACCAGCACGGGTCATGGGCCTGCTTTTATCCGGGCTGTCAAAGATATTTATGAAGAAATGAAAGTAACCAAAGATAATCCGCTGACTTTTTCCATCCGAACAATGGATAATATCGGTACAGATCTTTGTTATTTTACGGGTTTGACCCAGCGCGCTGCTCAACAGGAAAATGAACTGAGAAATAAACTTGTAAAAGCTTTACGGGAAAAAAACAAGCTGGCAATCAGGCAGATAATTAAAACTGTTCAGAAACAATTTTATTCTAAACGTTTTTTAATGAATGAAGTTGTGGAATTTATAAATATACACTGGGATTTTCAAATTCAGGACCATGCTTATCTGAGTTTTAAAGATATAGCGGAAATCATTGATGAAAAGCCTATAACCGTGGCTGTGGTTCTTGCAGATCATCACTCTGTAGGGGGTGGTTTGTATGTTAATACTGACGGCCAAATGGTTGTTATTGATAAATATGTACAATTAAACAAGGTTAAATCCACGCTCACTCAATTTAATCCCATGCTCTATTCCATGCTGATCAAACGTCCTTTAACCAAAGATGATGAAAATCAAATAATCTATATTGTTCAAAAGAATAAAAAAGGGAAAGCAATCTTGCAAGGTGAAAGCGCTGCTACACATATTGCCACAAATCCTGACAATGTTTTAAAGCGAGTTATCAGTCTGACTAAAAATGATATAGAAAATATTGACGTTGTATTCAAAGATCAAAAAACGTTAAACCAGACCCATAAAGAAAATACCGTTAGCATGCAAAATAAACTTATAGCAGACATCAAGGCAATTGCTGTTAAGTCGAAAAGACCATTAAATGAAATAATCGATAGAATAAATGGAGCGCAGGAAGATGCTCTGCGTTATTTAAATGAAGACGCGAACACAATTTACAAAGGAGATATAAAAGTCATAGACCAGAGCTGGTTTGTGAAAAGCTTTATAGAAGCAAGTCCGGTCAGTATTTGATATATCAATATATATCGATACATTTAATTTCTCAAAATTGACGAATAATAAACATGGCAGGTGAAAACTGTGTCTGATTCTTTATTAATCGGTGGAGCTTCAATTGACCTGGGTGGAAGCCGTAACAGTGAGTCCGTCAAAGATAAAAGCGGTTTTGAGGATAACCTTACCGGCTCAGTTATTCCGGCCGGGTATAATTCTAACCTCTATGTAAATTTTGATCTGGGCAATGAATTTTCCTTTTTAGGTCAGGACAGCTCCAATGTGTCCGTTTCCAAAGGGGCTTCCGGTCATCTTATTATGACCAATTCACTTGATTCTCTGATGAGCCTGGTGAATTCTTATGGAGCTGACGACAATACAATAAAAATATATTCGGCAGACCAACAAAATAGCAGTAAAACTTACGCCAGTCTTTTATAACCGATT encodes the following:
- the coaE gene encoding dephospho-CoA kinase (Dephospho-CoA kinase (CoaE) performs the final step in coenzyme A biosynthesis.); protein product: MIITLTGKIGSGKDTVRSLLNVPSDFTVIDADKLGHELLEEKKIVEKIKEIFPQTVIDGKISRKALAKAVFPRKIRILNNIIHPLLIEKIRQQVTSKTIIHAALLKELKLRKTSNIVIFVDTRLDIVLKRLGVKWSKKQILQRWKAQVSTVWYRKHADIIIKNNSSLEELKKEIIKKCQTLF
- a CDS encoding LOG family protein, coding for MGLEIEALKNDIKSLLQKYSRGSEQQQDLLNEFILATLLYNWEDPEPDEIIPLKEGLDEIRKSITMFKKYKYDTKISIFGSARVAADDALYHITSEFARKAVYNNYKIITGAGPGIMEAGNVGAGPENSFGLGLNLPFENDSGVFAEFPEHITVFKHFYSRKLTFYRESQAIVVMPGGFGTMDEIFQGMASIQTGKLHVRPFLLMDKPGGVFWNNFDIWLKENLLKNQYIDNDDMLIYRIFYNADDSLNYIKHFYHNFFSYFMLEDRLFFQLKIKLKDAQLKELNDYARQYLFSEFIFVRERYYNNGNLYVYSCKKLNLYQYINVIKLIEMINNF
- the hisA gene encoding 1-(5-phosphoribosyl)-5-[(5-phosphoribosylamino)methylideneamino]imidazole-4-carboxamide isomerase, with translation MKVIAAIDLLHNECVRLYKGNYNQVTVYSNDPVDMAKKFQTEGADIIHVVDLEGALKGMPVHFDTIVNIQKNVRIPVEVGGGIRNIDSIKKYWDAGIKRIILGSSVVLNEKFASDALTHYKNNIIFGIDAREDNIAVNGWIETTSYKVIETIQKYEKQGLQEIIYTDINKDGAMEGPNLEMLKKILNESNVKIIASGGISSLKDISYLRTISDKFMRKKIYGCILGKAIYENKLTVGEVKKSIYGP
- the hisH gene encoding imidazole glycerol phosphate synthase subunit HisH, which encodes MIYIIDYEAGNIRSVARAFHFFKKEVTITSDLSKVKPKDLLVLPGVGSFGFAMKELQKKKMIDPIKDLITNKTPFLGICLGLQLLFDNSEESPGIEGLGILKGSVKKFKSDKLSIPQIGWNDIRIKKTEFKEFDKQYFYFVHSYYVDPADKKNVLAMTNYGIDYVSAVIKENLIATQFHPEKSSKIGLKFLEKVLQYFKVS
- a CDS encoding ROK family protein, producing MNKEFIIGIDVGGTKIAAAIADNKGNILANFITPTEAKKGDNVVADKILLCIKHLLKESGLSVKKLKNIVIGIPGQIDRIKGIILNAPNIAGWKDFNIQKYLHKEFPKTKILLENDAHCATMGEFFYGAGKEFRNMIFLTISTGIGGGIILNKKLYSGKHHIAGEIGHMALNLSSDEDHKCGCGRMGCFEAYASGINMAKRAQKKLKDLNMIKDDYGGKILELAEGNLNKITAVIISQAASMQDKFACEIIEENGFYIGIACVNLINLLDPDAIILGGGVSKIGTILFDSITKTVHEHVKMTSKLETQILPAKTGTDAGILGALAIGISR
- the gmhA gene encoding D-sedoheptulose 7-phosphate isomerase codes for the protein MFNKNLSEHSQTFNALQNLEPQILELSEKIVKAFKTGNKVFFFGNGGSAADAQHFAAELTGRFQKERRALPAIALTTDTSALTALGNDYGFDIIFSRQVEALASEGDVLIGISTSGNSANVVKALETGAKLGCYCCGLSGNSGGKMNNCCELNIVMPSKNTPRIQEAHIFIIHTLCQLIEDEFAQ
- the rlmN gene encoding 23S rRNA (adenine(2503)-C(2))-methyltransferase RlmN: MSNDIITFMKNFYDLNLEELTEELQPLFFPVYKIKEIFSWIYKKNAADFEQITTLSKQERNLLAEKFTCVLPAFTKIVSKGSVKYRIALNEELIIESVVLKEKDYYTLCVSSQAGCPLGCVFCATGKYGFRRNLTAGEIIAQYMIAVKSGYVIKNLVFMGMGEPLLNIAEVLKAVHVLNHKLGANIGIRNFTISTSGILAGIERLLESPMKFNLAISLNAGDDSLRSSLMPVNKTNPLSKLLRAASRYAEKTGRRVSFEYVLLKNINDSALHAQQLVKALRHKGFHINLIPFNNIDNEYIAPSVAEVKNFANILTENGLNVTIRYSKGAEISAACGMLANKSCF
- a CDS encoding HAD family phosphatase; translation: MLLNKIKIAFFDIDGTIHRGDTLWEAMHKKLNTWESLGRHYLEQFSKREIDYEQFARLDVEAWAGAHQDLLEETITQIEILPETIYLFEKLLEKQIRIYLISNGIAQLAGHIVERFGLTGYRANPLEIEDKKLTGRINIILPYDHKGNAVRSILEKENIKSSQAMAVGDGPSDLHMLREVAFPVYYNDHHYPSDYNGFVAKNWSEILCYLGLKQGEQ
- a CDS encoding response regulator, translated to MSENISENNFDLGNGPDGRPFKFYIIDDSVFMIKTLRDIIESFGGYVVGGSANAIDAMACLKKVSANVDIITLDINMPGMDGMTLLPILRGILPNVKIVVISALGKVESIKKTILLGANHFILKPFKEKQMFNVFNYLCHLDSKAISGQKRITNHQDQPLRIFAVETDEAHMVTTHTILDWFGCNIVGVSINSGKELLERIKNVQSILDVIMINSKLKQDIPSLIKKIIEMNPTLIIVILTDNPDSELIREIFKNDSYHRITAANENNLFEKLTSLFPLL